In Osmerus mordax isolate fOsmMor3 chromosome 23, fOsmMor3.pri, whole genome shotgun sequence, one DNA window encodes the following:
- the kdm6ba gene encoding lysine-specific demethylase 6B isoform X1, with product MHHAVEQFGGRGTRDSFPLDGLSRGPWAPVGGRAWAPPARCSPGINQHQLIPHLPPNHMGGLNHPSKYYNNGPMQARGGEKLDLSPAVLPALQREPAHRPPPPPHRVWEQLYESHPPPGSGPLPGDHTPRLHNCYNPGPPAPHHPPGRPNQLLKYGGPQEQHISRAPPPLGDELWAQVQQGQQRGYPGKMLGGQLKRPAPPLGEHSVIQHAPPPPLHPSARPGDDCPSPSKRTRSSDQVPHPGMQRFPGASQPPLQPSYPPPKPTFWNPIHKANAPWPQPERKNPSLEFQVRTDSGKPGMGGGYTYKSLQPSAPSPLSPTSSPGGYPQQGRGAPPPHKPPFQPQALNQPLHNQHHPSSYPHPNKPVSAPQRVEPRAAPPQRGPNQGGRSGIQPPPHPSRGDREHPHTHPHPQPSPANPTGVPYSHPQFQPHPGLQGPPPASPSSVPQLHSQAQNQAQHQVWRHQNQGRPGHHHNIESGHYRVPGTVPQGQQSHNQNHQENRAPAPSQSQHHQHLSLPPHGLPASTRTPVITHNPPVSQPPCSVNRFTNSNSHSSSGVISVPAISTVTTAPPSVCSIVNSSSTWRGPQTTTPSSLDALLHPGYQGAHLGPASQPPSQAPRPQQPPSNHQPTQGKSYYGRSDLERYQTSLAPSSSSSGLGRTGESVITSRASNPAPAVTSSPLHRPMHPPAPAVPSSPLHRPMHPPAPAVPSSPLHRPMHPPAPHHSSLQPSSNPPFSRLCPQPSPSVQGYSHPAPQPPAPVTQSIEEALDKLDAELEGHMQAEERRRDWEREKEQRKRREEEEERKRRREWERQEEEKKRKREWERQEEERRKRREWEKQEEERKKRRECERKEEERKRRMERKMKEEEEMTRKGREESAIESLERLLSNRTLPSSSSPSAPQPPCLSSVTHPNPPPSTQSSPPYPWLSRGGVPPCPTVQAAGIQPPPTPLERLRPPPLTPQTEYAREKQRQREMWGGNNGGPNPPSKNTSGMTQPSYPSPAPSSNPHQTTVQGLPPKSERGGPEAGALGPPKLFQAFPRDALCSGTTSSTTGGLLQKRMPSGGLGSLGSSTNSSSGDSDSAQFEEEPSDMSTLLPDGLANIMAMLDESIKKEEELCGGDQGRSRDVIVTAFQAGAMPPIKSYLCAPDLIPAPKQQAQEDFGSLDAHSSPPVLSRQGSLASPCSRTSSLNDEDDDSSPKPAPPLGGKQNMDAGSGTAGTNYRHSDLAKLYGLPEPGKSEADEEDEEEESETTPSCSPPPQRPHLHQTGVNSTFKSLESVLESQKYAYRGGPFGRPPPSALVGVKYSSSLSLGPDICRQQQSTSPTSDSTNQPSFNTVVPSMKSRPHSPIGWPESRKIKVEEPDDWREDAKERRMSSGKESCSLTESIKTEPKEEMKLTTISESSLAELGRSCEVFLNSQSLPSRNHSDQTKTQLKHEDRHKPEREKERERDREKAKKKKHGSTHSSHSSSSSKKHEERTDRKKKHREKREMFSSSSSSSSHSSSSKRHKEKKDRRILGDLDLQSKEVRENERAHSDAERKRRREAAGSAGSGSTSEGEHSEWASQSGVDRTASKDQADAAGSALGSNDFLKLKALSDGPPKELKIRLIKVESGDRETFIASEVEEKRIPLEEINIRNSASEVIRACKGARVKGKFRESYLLPAFSVKPVMSVDPIPREKLNPPTPSIYLESKRDAFSPVLLQFCTDPKNPVTVIRGLAGSLRLNLGLFSTKSLVDANAEHAVEVRTQVQQPADENWDASGTGQTWPCESSRSHTTIAKYAQYQASSFQESLQEDKGSDEEEDEEEKEKKQPGSLEMQCKEGMTTGGSADQKSVGKIIKFGTNIDLSDPKRWKPQLQELQKLPAFMRVASGGNMLSHVGHTILGMNTVQLYMKVPGSRTPGHQENNNFCSVNINIGPGDCEWFSVHENYWPAINDFCEKHGVDYLTGSWWPVLEDLYRSNIPVYRFIQRPGDLVWINAGTVHWVQAVGWCNNIAWNVGPLNSYQYQLALERFEWNEVKKVKSIVPMIHVSWNVARTVKVSDPDTYKMIKHCLLQSIKHIQILRDQLGASGKKISYQSRVKDEPAYYCNECDVEVFNLLFVTSETGSRKTYVVHCEDCARQRSPSLANVVVLEQYRMEELMATYDSFNLASPSTSW from the exons ATGCATCACGCGGTAGAGCAGTTTGGCGGGCGTGGCACACGGGACTCCTTCCCTCTGGACGGACTCAGTCGGGGACCATGGGCTCCCGTGGGCGGCCGCGCCTGGGCGCCACCTGCCAG gTGTTCGCCAGGTATCAATCAACACCAGCTCATTCCCCACCTCCCGCCAAATCACATGGGTGGACTGAACCATCCCAGTAAATACTACAATAATGG TCCCATGCAGGCACGCGGGGGAGAGAAGCTGGACCTGTCCCCGGCCGTGCTCCCTGCCCTCCAGAGGGAGCCGGCCCAtaggcctcccccccctccccaccgtgTCTGGGAGCAGCTGTACGAGTCCCACCCTCCCCCGGGATCCGGACCCTTGCCCGGCGACCACACGCCTCGCCTGCACAACTGCTACAACCCGGGGCCTcccgccccccaccacccccccggcAGACCCAATCAGCTGCTGAAG taCGGGGGACCTCAGGAGCAGCATATCTCcagggccccgccccctctgggAGATGAGCTGTGGGCGCAGGTGCAGCAG GGCCAGCAGAGGGGCTACCCAGGGAAGATGCTGGGGGGTCAGCTGAAGAGACCGGCCCCGCCACTGGGGGAGCACTCGGTCATCCAgcacgccccgccccccccgctgCACCCCTCGGCGCGCCCCGGAGACgactgccccagccccagcaagaGGACGAGGAGCTCCGACCAG gtacCTCATCCAGGGATGCAGAGGTTCCCTGGTGCCAGCCAGCCCCCCCTGCAGCCCAGCTACCCCCCTCCCAAGCCCACCTTCTGGAACCCCATACACAAGGCCAATGCCCCCTGGCCCCAGCCCGAACGCAAGAACCCCTCCCTGGAGTTCCAGGTCAGAACC GACTCAGGCAAGCCAGGCATGGGCGGTGGCTACACCTACAAGTCTCTCCAACCCTCcgccccctcgcccctctcccccacctcatcCCCTGGGGGTTACCCCCAGCAGGGGCGAggcgcccccccaccccacaaacCTCCCTTCCAACCTCAGGCTCTCAATCAACCCCTTCACAACCAGCACCACCCTTCCTCGTACCCCCACCCCAACAAGCCAGTCTCAGCCCCCCAGCGTGTGGAGCCCAGGGCCGCACCGCCTCAGAGGGGGCCCAACCAGGGGGGCCGTTCAGGCATccagccccctcctcacccctccaggggGGACCGAGaacaccctcacacccaccctcacccccagccctcaCCAGCAAACCCGACCGGCGTGCCTTACAGCCATCCCCAGTTCCAGCCCCACCCAGGGCTGCAGGGCCCCCCTCCTGCCAGCCCCTCCTCAGTACCTCAGCTGCACAGCCAGGCCCAGAACCAGGCCCAACATCAGGTCTGGAGACACCAGAACCAGGGCAGGCCAGGCCACCATCATAACATAGAGTCTGGTCACTACAGGGTCCCCGGCACGGTACCTCAGGGGCAGCAGAGCCACAACCAGAACCATCAGGAGAACCGGGCTCCAGCCCCTTCCCAGAGCCAGCATCATCAACACCTGAGCCTCCCTCCCCACGGCCTCCCGGCCTCTACTCGGACCCCTGTCATCACCCACAACCCACCCGTTTCCCAGCCTCCCTGTTCTGTGAATCGTTTCACTAACTCCAATTCCCACAGTTCCAGTGGTGTCATTTCTGTACCTGCCATCTCTACTGTGACCACGGCGCCCCCTTCTGTCTGCTCAATagtcaacagcagcagcacctgGAGAGGGCCCCaaaccaccaccccctcctccctggatgCCCTCCTGCACCCAGGCTATCAGGGAGCCCATTTgggcccagccagccagcccccctctcaggcccccaggccccagcaGCCCCCCAGCAACCACCAGCCCACACAGGGGAAGTCCTACTATGGAAGATCCGACTTGGAGCGCTACCAGACATCTTTGGCACCCTCGTCTTCGTCATCAGGCCTGGGAAGGACAGGGGAGAGTGTCATTACCAGCAGGGCGTCCAACCCTGCCCCCGCTGTGACCAGCTCCCCCCTCCATCGCCCCATGCACCCACCTGCCCCCGCTGTGCCCAGCTCCCCCCTCCATCGCCCCATGCACCCACCTGCCCCCGCTGTGCCCAGCTCCCCCCTCCATCGCCCCATGCACCCACCTGCCCCACAccactccagcctccagccttccTCAAACCCCCCTTTCTCCAGACTCTGCCCCCAACCTAGCCCCTCTGTTCAGGGCTACTCTCACCCTGCCCCTCAGCCCCCCGCCCCCGTAACCCAGTCTATTGAAGAAGCGCTGGATAAACTGGATGCAGAGTTAGAGGGCCAcatgcaggcagaggagaggaggagagactgggagagagagaaggagcagaggaagaggagggaggaggaggaggagaggaagaggaggagggagtgggagagacaggaggaggagaagaagagaaagcggGAGTGGGAAaggcaagaggaggagaggaggaagaggagagagtgggagaaacaggaagaggagaggaagaaacgaAGGGAGtgcgagagaaaggaggaggagcgaaagaggagaatggagaggaagatgaaggaggaggaggagatgactcggaaaggaagagaggagagcgccATCGAGAGTTTGGAAAGACTCCTGTCAAACAGAACTTTGCCGTCATCGTCGTCACCCTCCGCACCCCAACCTCCATGCCTCTCCTCCGTCACCCACCCCAATCCTCCACCCTCGACCCAGTCCTCGCCCCCCTACCCCTGGCTGAGCCGGGGAGGGGTGCCCCCTTGTCCTACAGTCCAGGCCGCAGGGATCCAGCCTCCTCCAACCCCCTTGGAAAGACTCcgtcctcccccgctcacccccCAGACTGAGTACgccagggagaagcagaggcagagagagatgtggggaggaaACAACGGaggccccaaccccccctcaaaAAATACCTCAGGGATGACCCAGCCCTCCtatcccagccctgccccctcctccaacccccaccAGACCACGGTGCAAGGCCTACCACCCAAAAGTGAGAGAGGCGGCCCGGAGGCCGGAGCTCTCGGCCCCCCAAAGCTCTTCCAGGCCTTCCCCAGAGACGCCCTGTGCTCCGGCACCACTTCCAGCACCACGGGGGGCCTCCTCCAGAAGCGCATGCCCAGCGGAGGGCTCGGCAGCCTGGGTAGCAGCACCAACAGCTCCAGTGGGGACTCGGACAGCGCCCAGTTCGAGGAGGAGCCCTCGGACATGTCCACCCTGCTGCCCGACGGCCTCGCCAACATCATGGCCATGCTGGACGAGTCCatcaagaaggaggaggagctctgCGGCGGCGACCAGGGCAGGTCTCGTGATGTCATCGTCACCGCTTTCCAGGCCGGCGCCATGCCGCCCATCAAGAGCTACCTGTGCGCCCCGGACCTCATCCCGGCGCCCAAGCAGCAAGCCCAGGAGGACTTTGGGTCACTCGACGCCCACTCTAGCCCTCCTGTCCTCAGCCGCCAGggctccctggcctccccctgCAGCCGCACCTCCTCCCTCAACGACGAGGACGACGACAGCAGTCCcaaacccgccccccccctcggcGGGAAACAGAACATGGATGCCGGATCAGGAACGGCGGGGACCAACTACAGACACAGCGACCTGGCCAAGCTGTACGGCCTCCCGGAGCCGGGGAAGAGCGAGGCGGACGAGgaagacgaggaagaggagtcgGAGACCACGCCGTCCTGCTCCCCGCCGCCTCAGAGgccccacctccaccagacgGGCGTCAACAGCACGTTCAAGTCGCTGGAGTCCGTGCTGGAGAGCCAGAAGTACGCCTACCGAGGAGGGCCGTTCGGACGCCCCCCGCCTTCCGCGCTGGTCGGGGTCAAGTACTCTTCCTCGCTCTCGTTGGGCCCCGACATCTGCCGGCAGCAGCAGAGCACCTCCCCGACCTCCGACTCGACCAATCAGCCGAGCTTCAACACGGTTGTTCCGTCCATGAAGTCACGGCCGCATTCCCCGATTGGCTGGCCAGAGAGCAGGAAGATAAAGGTAGAGGAGCCGGACGACTGGAGGGAAGAcgcgaaggagaggaggatgagctcAGGAAAGGAGTCGTGCTCCCTCACAGAGTCCATCAAGACGGAGCCTAAAGAGGAGATGAAGCTGACCACCATCTCGGAGTCGTCACTGGCCGAGCTTGGCCGGAGCTGCGAGGTGTTCCTCAACAGCCAATCTCTGCCCAGCAGGAACCACTCGGACCAGACCAAGACCCAGCTCAAACATGAGGACAGACACAAgcccgagagagagaaggaacgggagagggatagagagaaggcCAAGAAGAAGAAACATGGGAGTACCCACAGCagtcacagcagcagcagcagcaagaaGCATGAGGAAAGGACGGACAGGAAGaaaaagcacagggagaaacgagagatgttctcctcctcctcctcctcttcctcccactcGAGCTCCAGCAAACGGcacaaggagaagaaggacAGGAGGATTCTGGGAGATCTGGACCTCCAGAGCAAGGAGGTCAGGGAAAATGAGCGGGCCCACTCGGAcgcggagaggaagaggaggagggaggcggccGGCTCGGCGGGGTCCGGGTCCACCAGCGAGGGCGAGCACTCGGAGTGGGCGTCCCAGAGCGGAGTCGACCGGACGGCCTCCAAGGACCAGGCGGACGCGGCGGGCTCGGCGCTGGGCTCCAATGACTTCCTGAAGCTCAAGGCGCTGTCAGACGGGCCGCCCAAGGAGCTGAAGATCCGCCTGATCAAGGTGGAGAGCGGAGACCGCGAGACTTTCATCGCctcggaggtggaggagaagaggatccCCCTGGAGGAGATCAACATCAGGAACTCGGCCAGCGAGGTCATCAGGGCTTGCAA GGGGGCGAGAGTGAAGGGGAAGTTCAGAGAGTCCTACCTGCTGCCTGCCTTCTCTGTGAAACCCGTCATGTCAGTGGATCCTATCCCCCGAGAGAAACTCAACCCTCCCACCCCAAGCATCTAC ctggagagcaagagagacgcCTTCTCACCGGTGCTGCTGCAGTTCTGCACCGACCCCAAGAACCCCGTCACCGTGATCAGAGGCCTGGCGGGGTCGCTACGACTCa aCCTGGGCCTGTTCTCCACCAAGTCCCTGGTGGACGCCAACGCGGAGCACGCCGTGGAGGTGAGGACGCAGGTGCAGCAGCCGGCCGACGAGAACTGGGACGCCAGCGGCACGGGCCAGACGTGGCCCTGCGAGAGCAGCCGCTCCCACACCACCATCGCCAAGTACGCCCAGTACCAGGCCTCCTCCTTCCAGGAGAGCCTGCAGGAGGACAAGGGCagcgacgaggaggaggatgaagaggagaaggagaagaagcagCCCGGCAGTTTGGAGATGCAGTGTAAAGAGGGAATGACTACCGGTGGCAG CGCCGATCAGAAATCAGTGGGGAAGATCATCAAGTTTGGGACCAACATCGACCTGTCAGACCCTAAGAG GTGGAAGCCCCAGTTACAGGAGCTGCAGAAGCTGCCAGCCTTCATGCGGGTGGCGTCTGGCGGCAACATGCTGAGTCACGTGGGGCACACCATCCTGGGCATGAACACCGTCCAGCTCTACATGAAGGTCCCCGGCAGCCGCACGCCTG gtcACCAGGAGAACAACAACTTCTGCTCCGTCAACATCAACATCGGTCCTGGGGACTGTGAGTGGTTCTCTGTGCACGAGAACTACTGGCCCGCCATCAACGACTTCTGTGAAAA acacGGAGTGGACTATCTGACCGGGTCCTGGTGGCCGGTCCTGGAGGACCTGTACCGCTCCAACATCCCCGTGTACCGCTTCATCCAGCGGCCCGGGGACCTGGTCTGGATCAACGCCGGTACCGTGCACTGGGTCCAGGCTGTGGGCTGGTGCAACAACATCGCCTGGAATGTGGGACCGCTCAACT ctTACCAGTACCAGCTGGCCCTGGAGAGGTTTGAGTGGAACGAGGTGAAGAAGGTCAAGTCCATCGTCCCCATGATCCACGTTTCCTGGAACGTGGCTCGTACCGTCAAGGTCTCCGACCCCGACACCTACAAGATGATCAA ACACTGCCTGCTGCAATCCATCAAGCACATCCAGATCCTGAGGGACCAGCTGGGGGCGTCAGGGAAGAAGATTTCCTACCAGAGCAGGGTCAAGGACGAGCCCGCCTACTACTGCAACGAGTGTGAC GTGGAGGTGTTCAACCTGCTGTTTGTGACCAGCGAGACTGGGAGCAGGAAGACTTATGTGGTGCACTGTGAGGACTGCGCCCGCCAGCGCAGCCCCAGCCTGGCCAACGTGGTGGTGCTGGAGCAGTACCGCATGGAGGAGCTGATGGCCACCTACGACAGCTTCAACCTG gCATCACCCTCCACTTCGTGGTGA